The genomic segment CAAATGCTCAACGAGAAACTGTTGTAGGAGATCAAACTGAAAACACTCAATGAGATGAGACAACAAGTGAGTTGAGTGGTTATCAGTTTGCTAGGGACAGTAAAAGATGGGAGATCAAGGCACCAGAAAGACTTGGATATGCAGACTTCATTGCATATGCCCTGTCTATTGCAAAAGAAGAAATCAGTTCTGATCCCCTGACTGTCCAAGAGGCTCTCAATAGACCTGAAGGTAAAGCCTGGAAGAAGGCTATGGATGATGAAATGGAGTCTCTAAGGAAAATTAGAACATGGATTGTAGTAAACAGACCTGGTCATGCCAGACTTGTAGGCTGCAAATGGATCTTAAAGGTAAAGGAAGGGATACCTGGGGTTGAGCAAGCAAGAttcaaggctaggctagtagcAAAGGGCTTCACTCAGAAGGAGGGGGTTGATTATAATGAAATTTTCTCTCCAGTTGTAAAACAAACATCAATTCGAGTCATGTTAGCCAAAGCAGCCAAAGATCACCTTGAGGtggaccaaatggatgttaagacaacaTTTCTTCATGGTGAGCTTGAAGAAGAAATCTACATGGAACAACCTCAAGGATATGACAATGGTGATCCTAATCAAGTCTGTCTACTCAAGAGGTCCCTATATGGACTAAAATAGGCTCCCAGGCAATGGAATATCAAGTTTGACAGCTTTATCACTAGTATTGGTTTCACTAAGAGTCAGTATGATCCATGTGTGTACATCAATCAACATCTATACTTGCTtctgtatgttgatgacatactgATTGTTGGGAAGAACAAGAGTGAAATCAAGAGAATCAAAGAAAAGCTGAGTgaggaatttgaaatgaaagaCCTTAGCAAGGCCAAGAAAATTTTGGGGATGGAGATTGATCAAATTCAGAAAGGGGTGATCAAACTATCACAAGCAAGCTACTTGAAGAAAGTATTAGAAAAGTTTGGTAGGGACAACTCTAAAGCTGTGTCCACACCTCTAGCTCCACACTTCAAACTTTCTCAATCTCAGAATCCTCAAACAGAAGCAGAAAAGAAACTCATGGAGAAAGTTCCTTACACTAGTATTGTGGGAAGCCTAATGTATGCCATGGTCTGTACTAGACCAGACCTGGCACATACTCTAAGTGTTGTGAGCAGATTCATGGCTAACCCTGGAGATGCTCATTGGTCAGCTGTCAAATGGATACTCAGGTACATCAAAGGCTCACTTAACCTGGGGTTAATCTACAATGATAAATCAGAGACAACAAAAGATGTTGTAGGTTATGTTGACAGTGACTATGCTGCAAATATAGACACAAGAAGGTCTCTAACTGGTCTAGTGTTTACTGCATTTGGTGGAGCAGTCAGTTGGAAATCAAACCTGCAGAAAGTTGTTGCCCTCTCCACTACTGAAGCTGAATACATGGTAGCAATTGAAGCTTTCAAAGAAGCTCTTTGGTTAAAGGGTCTAACACATGAACTTGGCTTAAACTCGAGCAATATAATTGTCTACTGTGACAATCAAAGTGCATTGCACTTGATTAAAAATCCTATGCTACATGAGAGGTCTAAGCACATAGACATAAAGTTTCACTTTATTAGAGAAATTGTAGCAAATGGAGAAGTTCAAGCCAAGAAAATCAGCACTGATGAAAATCCAGCTGACATATTGACAAAGAGTGTAAGCTTGACAAAGTTCAAGCACTGTCTAAGTCTACTCAACATCAACAAGTGTTGATACTTCAAACTCATTATCAGGTTCTACAGCACATCAGCTCCATTTCAGTTTAAAATGACTAATCTAAGGTGGATTTGTAGTGTTAGATCAATCATTTAAAACATTCCCTTGCTGATGTGTCTTTAGTTCCCTTAATAGCTTTTCTAATCAGCATTAGTAACAAATTGTACTAACTGCTCTACTACTATAAATAGACCTTGTTCTCATTTTTTTTTGACATGATTGAGATTAGcaaaaacaagagagagagagagatttactGAGTGTTTTATGAGGGTTGTAAACGGAATCAAGTGTATTTGATCTTGATTCCCCATTGGTGAGGCATTGTGTAATTCAGAAGCTAGTTCTCTTGTATGACTCTCTCTCTTGTACTGATTTCAATTATCAATAAAGGTCGCATTGCTATTCAATGTTTTGGTAATTCGAATTAGCTTTACTCTCTGTTTTAGTTTGCTATCATTACAGTTCAGATTACAAACTGTTTGTTTAATTTTCTTTGTCTTCCATTGCTGCTATGttcttttgatcttgttcttGAGAGTGATTCCAATCACTACAGTGTTGAAGtggtggtgatgatgatgatatgGTGTTTGTGGTATTGATATCTCGGCCTCTAACAACTCCGGCGAGTCGCAAGATTTCATGGAGTTGAACATCACTTGGATTTTCCATCACTAAATCCATTAATTCCATTGGTGTTAAACCCTTTGAGTTCCTTTCATTCAATTTTAGTGTgctgaaaatgttgttgttgttgagtaGGAATTCTACAatctgcacattgtaaaaaataGTGTCCATCTAATTAGAATTATCATTTCTCATTTATTACATTAAATAAATTACACATCTCATACAAGCCCCTAGcaacttaatttttttaattttaaattttaataataaagtaaaacctctctctatatatatcatTATCAATTTTATTACTCCAGATGTAGCTAAAATTATTGACTTTAACAAGAAAGTATCTTATTGACGAATTGCTACCTTCCGTACTTATAAAGGCAAAGATTTAATAATAATTCTAAATATACTAAATTATTGTCTAgaacaaattttagaaaaaaaattatttcatctTAGATTTTAAAGCAACATACcgtatcatatatatatttatattgtgaTATTTAGATAATAATTACTACGTGAAGGCAAGTTCTTTAACATGAGAATAAAAAAATTTGTAACTTTTTATATTGTAAAGTTCATTCCTATTTATAATTAACCAAATTGAAACTAGATTTTTTTATGAAAAGTATTCCAATACAGAATACCACCTTATAGAGGTGGTGTcaaaataataaacattaatcttGTGCCTCACTAAATAGTTAACAATTCAACAATACCCCATAACAATTCATTTTAAAATCTCAAGGTTTAAACCATTAATTTTGTATTTTCTAGAGTTAAACATCAATTTAAAAAATTCGTGCTATGCCATACTTGATAATTTTAAGATTTCAATCATACCAATATTTTTTATCAGATTTATATACAAGCAAAACAATCAAACTTACCCCATGTTGCTTTCTAGAGACAGCAAGGTGGAGAATAGTGTTTCCGTCTCTATCAACCCAATTCACAATCTCCTCTAAtccaagcttttcaagccattCCACCaactttttaaacacctcaaaTCTGTAATATTTGACAGCCAAATGGAGTGTCGTTTCTTCAAAATCTGTCAAATCCTTAACAAATTCAGCTGAGAAAGAAATCACTTCATTCATAACATCAATCTTGTCATGAACAACAGCATAGTGAATACTCGTTCTTCCATCTCTTCCCTTCAAACGACATATCTCAGACCTACTACTTGTTGTCGTATTCCATACCAATAATAGCTCTTTCACTATCTCTACATGTCCTAAACCTGAAGCTATGTCCAATGGTTGAAACCCTTCGTTGTTTTGCTCCATCACCAACTCAGGCTTCAGTCGAATGAGCTCTTTCACGAAGCTCAACTTCCCTGATTTTGTAGCTACGTGAAGTGGAGTTTCGTTTGGAGAGACAAAAGAGTAATCGATGAGAATCAAagggttttcttaaaaaaaattttgTAATGTTTACACATTGCCTGTAAGAGCAGCTTCGTACAATCTACTCTCCATATTTTCCACGAGTTTCTCTTGTGGTAATTATCAGAGTAGAGATATTTATACAACAAAAACATTATGAAAAGTGTCGTGTTTATTGTTGATATGTAGAGCTGGTCTTGATAAATATACGAAACAGCCAACACGCTTCTCTTCCTTTTTGAGAAGGTAAAGTTTTAGGTCTCTGTAGGAATTTACTTCACTGACCCTACACTAACTCACTCAATAGTCAGTACACGAAGATCAGATCTGACGTTTCACACAATAAAAAAACAAATGGCACACAATTGGACACTACACACATAATAACATAGTAACTCAATTTCTATCATTTGCAGAATTGATCACCTTCTAGTATTCTACAATATTTCAGAAAGAAATTAGGTCAATATAGAATACCACAAACACAAGTGCAGAGAAGAGAGgaaaagagaaataaaaaattGCCTTATTTTAGTCGCTTACCTTTGTGTGTGGCAGGTGTGTCTCAACGCTCATAGAAACGACCTTATGGTGTTGGATTGCTAGATGGTGGGTCGGATGAGTCTGGAGCTCACCTCTATTACAACTACCCAAGTGGTAACTACTTTGAGTATCAGACATATGCCATACGGTCTTGTTCACAAGCTGCAAAAATGTATTTGGAATGCAGGTTTGAAAGCGAGGATTTGATTAAAGATGCTCTCATTGCAACTAGGGAGACCTTGCATTTTTAGTCTAAAAACTATATTAAGGTCCTTTGTTTTCAGTAGTTATATTTTGTCTTACTTAGCTGTTTTAACTAACTGAGGTTGTTATGTTCAGTTAGTTAAGTATCTCTGCTTTGGTATAAATGATGTTACTTTGTAATTTCTCAATTCATTCAATACAATTACTAGATTTTCTACTCAATTTCTCTCTTGAGTCTTCTCTGGTTTGTTTATACTAATATGGTATCATAGCCTTTGGTGTTCTTGGTTGTtctttttccctccatttttttttcattcctcTGATTTCATGGCTGTCACCCGAAGTGGTCTTGCTACTGATGATTCGACTGAAGCTCAAAATTTTTTGACCGAAGCCACTCGTCCTGTGATGTCTAACCCAAGTTCTTCCTCGTACAAAGATGAAAGCCGTAATCCTTATCATCTCGGTCATGGTGATCATCCGAGTGTCAACTTAGTTCCAAAGATCCTCACTGGGGGTGAAAACTATAGTTCTTGGAGGAGATCGATGATGGTGGCTCTTCTTGCTCGAAACAAGGTTCAGTTTGTGAATGGCAAGCTTCATCAACCCGATCCATCTCATGATGATTATGATTCTTGGTGTAGATGCAACAACACTGTCATTTCTTGGATCTTACATGTTGTATCTACTGAGATAGTTGATAGTATAATGTACCTTGATGATGCCTCCATGATTTGGAGTGACCTCTATGAGCGATTCCATCAAAATAATGGTCCTAGGGTGTTTGAAGTTAAACGGACCATGCAGGCTCTTACTCAGGGCAGTACTACCATACAGACCTACTTCACACGACTCAAAATTCTTTGGGATTCGGTTCGTGAATATCGCCCTCAACTTGTTTGTCATTGTGGCGCAATGAAAACCATCCTTGAATATCAAGAACAAGATAGGGTACTTGAATTTCTAGTGGGTCTCAATGATTCATACTCTGTTGCACAGTCCCAAATTCTTATGCAAGATCCCCTCCCAACCATCAATAAAGTTTACTCTACCCTCATTCAAGAAGAGAGACAGAGAGGCCTTCATTATGCTCCTCCTGAACCCCATGCACCAGTCTCCATAACTCCTCATCATTTTGCTTCCAATGCCCAATTCAATTGGTCCAAAGTGACATGTACTCACTGTGGTCTCTCTGGTCATACTATAGCTAAATGCTATAAACTTCATGGTTACCCCCTGGTCACAAATTCCATGGAAAAGGGCGTTTTACGGGCTCATCCAAACCAACTGCTCATATGACTGAGGCTACTGTCCATACAACAGGAGACAATTGTGATGCTGCCCAGAATTTACTGTATAATCTCTCTTCAACTCAATGTCAGCAGATTATTGCCTTACTTGCCCAGAAAATTCAGGAACCATCTTCTTCTACTACCTCTGACCAGCCTATGGTTTCTAACTTCATTGGTAAGACTTCTTCTGTCCCAAATACTTTTTGGATCACTGACATAGGTGTTACACACCATGTGTGTCATGATCTCAACTTGTTCTCTACCACCACTCATAATAAGTTTTTGTCTTCTATGACCCTACTTACTGGTCACACAACTCAGGTTTCATGTATTGGCACTAttgttctttcttcttctctcactcTCTATAATGTTTTATATGTTCTTACTTTTCAGTATAACCTTTTTTCTGTTAGTGCCTTAACTAAATCAGCTACTTGCTCTTTCTCATTTTTTGCCTCTCATTGTGTCATCCAGGACACCACTCAGACTATTCAGATTGGGATGGGTGAGCGGATTGGCAATCTTTACTATTTTTGTCCTTCTACTTGTAATACATTTTCTGTACAACCATCTGTTCTTGCATTTTCTGATTCCAAACCTACAACTGAATCATTGTGGCATTATAGATTGGGCCACCCCTCTTCTGTAAAAAATCATTCTTTGAATAAAGAGATTTCTTTTCAGCATACTTCTTGTTCTGATTTTCACTGTTCTACTTGTCATTATGCTAAGCAAAAACGCCCACCTTTTCTTTCTAATCATGACATTGCTAAAGCTTGTTTTGATCTTATTCACATTGATATTTGGGGTCCTTTTCATACTATGACTGTTGAGGGGTATAGGTATTTCATCACCATTGTTGATGATTGCTCAAGACATACAGGGGTTTTCTTTATTAAACACAAATCAGAGGCTTATTAAGCTATTCCTAAGTTTCTTACTTTTCTCAAAACACAATTTAATATCCAAGTAAAAGCTGTAAGGTCTGATCATGCCAAGGAGCTGCAATTTCCTGATTTATTTTTGTCTTTAGGCATTCTTCATTTTCATTCATGTGTTGAGAGGCCTCAACAAAACTCTGTTGTTGAAAGAAAACATCAACACTTGCTCAATGTAGCTCGAGCACTTTTGTTTCAATCTCATATTCCTCTTCCCTATTGGAGTGATTGCATTTTGACTGCCACTAATTTGATCAATCACATTTGTACTCCTAATCTGAAAAATAAATCTCCTTTTGAAATTCTTCATCATAGGTCTCCCAATTATCAACATCTTAAGGTTTTTGGTTGCTTAGCATATGCTTCCACTCTTCCTAGTTATTGTTCTAAATTTTCTCCTCGTGCTACAACTTGCATTTTTCTTGGCTATCCCATCGGTATGAAGGCCTACAAACTCTTGGATTTAGATTCCATTCGTATCTTTTATTTTCGTGCTGTTGAGTTTCATGAATTTTTGTTTCCCTTTGTTACTGGGCATGACTTACCTGGTCAGTATGCCAATTTATTTTCCGAAACTTTACTGCCTTCTTTTTCTATTATGTTACCTATTACTGTGTCTATCCTCAATACATCTATTTTGAATCCCTCTGTTGTTCCAGCTGCTGTTCCTGCCACCACTCGTTCCAATAGGCCAATCCGCAAGCCTTCCTATCTTGTTGATTATCATTGTAATCTTGCCATTAATTTTTCTTGTCATTCTTCTCAGGTTTCCACTGGTGTCCCTCGGTATCCCATTGATAAATATCTTGATTACTCTCATTTATCCCCAACTTTTCGTGCCACTCTTCTTGCCATTTCTAGCAATATTGAACCTGAGTTTTATCATCAAGCAGTTGGTATAGCTGAGTGGGATTTAGCTATGGCTACTGAACTTGATGCTCTTGAAAGGAACAACCTTGAACTATTGTTAGTATACCTCCAAATCAACACACTGTGGGTAGCAAGTGGGTTTACAGGATCAAACATAATGCTGATGGTTCCATTGAGCGCTACAAAGCTCGTTTAGTGGCAAAGGGGTATGCTCAGCAAGAAGGCATCGATTACACTGATACTTTTGCTCCTGTGGCCAAACTTGTTTCAGTCAAGCTCCTTCTAGCTTTTGCTGCGGTTCATGGCTGGTTTTTACATCAGTTAGACGTCAATAATGGCTTCCTCCATGGAGATTTGCATGAGGAGGTGTTTATGACTTTACCTCAAGGGTATCTTCCTAAGGGGGAGTTACCCATACGACCAGTTTTTAAGTTGCACAAGTCCttatatggactcaaacaagcctCTCGGCCATGGTTCGAAAAAATTTCAAGTGCTTTGAAAGAGGAAGGTTTTCTACATTCAGCTACTGACCATTCTCTTTTATTTAAGCAGTCTAATACCAGCTTTATTGCACTTCTTATGTATGTTGATGATGTTATTGTGGCTAGCAATAATTTACAAGAAGTTGAGCGACTTAAAGCAAGCTTGAATGCTCAATTTAAGCTAAAAGACCTGGgtaatttaagatattttttgggCTTAGAAATGGCCAGATCCAAGAAGGGTATCTTCATCTCCCAACGCCCATATGCACTTCAGCTCCTTGAAAGTTTTGGCTATCTTGGTTGTAAGCCCTCTAATACTCCTATGGAGCCAAATTTGAAACTGAGTTCAGATGAAGGAGAACTGATTGTTGATCCTCAAGTATATAGACGTATTGTTGGTAAGTTACAGTACTTAACCATCAAAAGACCTGACTTGTCATACTCAGTAAACAAGCTTAGTCAATTTTTGTCTTCTCCAAGAGTTCCTCACATGAAGGCTGTCCAAAAGGTGCTGCAATATATCAAGAGCAGTCCTGGTCTAAGACTGATGTTCTCGGCCAAATCTGAGCTGGGTTTATGCCGACTCCAATTGGGGCTCTTGCCAAGATACAAGGAGGTCTACATCAGGTTTTTGTGTTTTCCTTGGTAGCTCCTTAATATCTTGGAAAAGTAAAAAGCAACATATTGTTTCAAAGTCCTCTGCTGAAGCTGAATATAGAGCAATGGCTAATGTAACTTGTGAGATAGTTTGGTTGATTTTGGTTCTTAAGGAACTTAATCAAACTCATTGCAAAGCTGTTACTCTTTATTGTGACAATCAAGCGGCCATTCATATTGCAGCAAATCCCATTTTCCATGAGAGAACGAAACACATAGAAATTGATTGCCACTTGGTAAGGGAAAAGATTCCTGCTGGAGTTATCAAGAAAGCCTACATTGCCTCCAAAGACCAAGTAGCAGACATATTTACAAAGGCCTTATTTCCACAACCGTTTCAGTCTTTAAAAGACAAGATGGGATTGCATAACATATACAATCCATCTTGAGGGGGAGTTTTAGTCTAAAAATTGTATTAAGGTCCTTTATTTTCAGTAGTTATATTTTGTCTTACTTAGCTATTTTAACTAACTGAGGTTGTTATATTTAGTTAGTTAAGTATCTCTGTTATGGTATAAATGATGTTGCTTTGTAATTTCTCAATTCATTCAATACAATTACCAGATTTTCTACTCAATTTCTCTCTTGAGTCTTCTCTGGTTTGTTTATACTAATATGCATGGAGAAAAGCTGAGAAGTTCCATTTGCACAATTGTTGTGGTGGGAGCCGGGGAGACATTCCACATATTAGATCAGGACACTGTGCAATAATTGGTTGATGCATTTGAGATTGTGGCAGAGAAATAGGTTCCTGCAGCTGAGCCTGGTACTGACGCTAATCAGGATGCTACACCAGCAGAGGGTGCTCCAGCTGATTAGGGGGCTGCAGGTGAAGAAAGTGCGGCTCTAATGGTTATTTGAGGATGCTATAGATCAATTTGTTTTTCCTTGCTCAGAAATGAGGTTTTCTAGCATGTATTTGTTAGATTACACTGATGGATTACCCTCTATTCTACTCTTCTctgtctttttcttttttgggtgGTTAATTTATCCTTACCTCATTTGTGCGAACAGTCAAAATGGATGTCATTAGTGAACTAAAATAGTTTTCGTGCTCGATTttattaaaatcattttaaatttttaattaaatatttattttattttatgaattctgaaaatatatttaaattatttaaaaataataaaataatttaaaatcaaataaatcgctaatttgagaatattaaaatttaaacacATAGGTTGTTGAACTATTTAGTTTTTGAAAACAGAACATATCTATTCATAATTATCAGAAAAAAAAAGTATCAAGTTTGTATTTCTATAAAACATAAATTACTAAATAAGTATTTACTCAATTTTATTTGCAAGTTTCGATATTTCACCATTTGGGATCCATTATAATGTGGAACCCTGTACAATCGTTCAattctttttgaagaaaaaagttgttctttgatttatttatttttggttaaATAGTTTGTTTGGCTGATGGGTACTCCTTTTGTTTAAGTtagaatatataaatatttatttggagtTTAAATCAGAGTTATGTAAATGTATTGCTCATTGTAAATAATTAAGGTATGTATGTGAACTTATATGTATTTATGCTTAGTTTCTCGGAACATGGGATTTGGTTGGCTAGTGTTTCTGAAATATAAACATTTTTCCTTTTGTTAAAAACAAGAATAAAGTTTGGGAAATTTTACTCTATATGCCCTATAACAtagttaaatttttttataatgcCAACATAACTTACTTTCCCAAAcatatgttatttttaatttttttgacaaaaacATCTCTAACATTAAACACTCCCATCCTAGCCATATTTTCTCATTTCTCTCTCAGTGAAATTGTCTCTCTGATCACATTCTCATTATCTCTCAGTCGAAACTCTCTCAGGCCACCATCTTCTCCATCGCCACCGTCGTCACCATCTTCTCCATCGCCGACAACAGTAAGTcggtttttgtgttttttttttttaaaaaaattgaatcaTAATGTATAAAATTGATGAAATAGGTTTGATTTTAATCTCTATTTTGCAAAAATGTAGCTTTAAATGAGTTTGATTCTATGTGCATCGTTTTGGAAGATTGTGTTTAAGTTCTGCAAAAAATTTGTGGGTCGATGTTCATTTGATCCcacatcgatgccatttcgatgcttAATCGATGGTAATTCTATGACATTCAATGCATgtgaatatttttaaataattgaaataTTGTGTCATCGATGCGCAATCGATGGTATTTTGATGGACCATAATAAAGGCGATAGTTAATCGATGCACAATCGATGGTATATTGATGTCATTTCGATGCTTGCATGGTTTTCagtttttttgtataaaatcgaTGAAATTTCGATGATATGTCGATGCTgatttcgatgcaatttcgattaTAGTTTGGTGGTATTTTGATGCTTTCTTGgttttagttatattttgataaatctaTTAATTTCGATGCTATTTCGATACCATTTTAATGGTTGTTCGAGCACATTAATTTGATGGTGATGCATCGATGGTAATTCGATGCTATGTCGATGCGATGTTGAtgaattttatatgttatctactTGAAGCAAAATATccaaaagaaaagagagagaattagttgaatttacaaaaaaaaatactcaGTTTGTTGTTGTCATTGGAATGCCATTGAATtaccatcgatttggcatcgaagcAAAAGGGAAAAatcaacatatacaagcatgcatCGAAACAACATCGAAATACTATCGCTATACCATCAAAACTGAttttacaaataaacaaacaaactatCGATATGCCATCGAAATACATTTAACAAATAACAACTGACTAAGCCACACTTGAATCAGCATCGAAATAGCAACGATTATATACAAAATAAAATCTACAAACAATGTATCGATATGCCATTGAAATAGCATTGATTATGCATTGAATATCTTTCAagtagataacatataaaagtcattcaatgcataatcgatgctatttcgatggcatatcgatacattgttcgttgattttattttttatataatcgTTGCTATTTCGATGCTGATTCGATTGTGGCTTAGTCAGTTGTTATTTGTTAAATGTCATTTCGATGACATATCGATAGTTTGCTTATTTATTTGTAAAATCAGTTTTGATGGTATATCGATAGTATTTCGATGTTGTTTCGATTCATGCTTATATATGTTGATTTTTACTTTTTGCTTCGATACC from the Humulus lupulus chromosome X, drHumLupu1.1, whole genome shotgun sequence genome contains:
- the LOC133805633 gene encoding ankyrin repeat-containing protein BDA1-like, producing the protein MEQNNEGFQPLDIASGLGHVEIVKELLLVWNTTTSSRSEICRLKGRDGRTSIHYAVVHDKIDVMNEVISFSAEFVKDLTDFEETTLHLAVKYYRFEVFKKLVEWLEKLGLEEIVNWVDRDGNTILHLAVSRKQHGIVEFLLNNNNIFSTLKLNERNSKGLTPMELMDLVMENPSDVQLHEILRLAGVVRGRDINTTNTISSSSPPLQHCSDWNHSQEQDQKNIAAMEDKEN
- the LOC133805634 gene encoding uncharacterized protein LOC133805634, giving the protein MAVTRSGLATDDSTEAQNFLTEATRPVMSNPSSSSYKDESRNPYHLGHGDHPSVNLVPKILTGGENYSSWRRSMMVALLARNKVQFVNGKLHQPDPSHDDYDSWCRCNNTVISWILHVVSTEIVDSIMYLDDASMIWSDLYERFHQNNGPRVFEVKRTMQALTQGSTTIQTYFTRLKILWDSVREYRPQLVCHCGAMKTILEYQEQDRVLEFLVGLNDSYSVAQSQILMQDPLPTINKVYSTLIQEERQRGLHYAPPEPHAPVSITPHHFASNAQFNWSKVTCTHCGLSGHTIAKCYKLHGYPLVTNSMEKGVLRAHPNQLLI